From the genome of Pukyongia salina, one region includes:
- the hisIE gene encoding bifunctional phosphoribosyl-AMP cyclohydrolase/phosphoribosyl-ATP diphosphatase HisIE: MNIDFEKYQDGLVPVIVQDNITRNVLMLGFMNEEALAQTLESKRVTFFSRKKNSLWTKGSESGNYLDLVSIRSDCDNDTLLAMVHPQGPVCHKGTDNCWGEQNTPNFGFLSQLEEVIQQRKDFPEMEDSYVASLFKGGVNKIAQKVGEEAVELVIEAKDDNDLAFLNEAADLLFHTLILLQTKGLFLRDVDKTLQARHKVE; this comes from the coding sequence ATGAATATTGATTTTGAAAAATACCAGGATGGTCTGGTGCCAGTAATAGTTCAGGATAATATCACACGTAATGTGCTAATGCTGGGATTTATGAACGAAGAAGCACTTGCTCAAACCCTCGAAAGCAAGCGAGTTACCTTTTTCAGCAGAAAAAAGAATAGTTTGTGGACAAAAGGTTCAGAGTCTGGCAACTACCTGGACCTGGTCTCCATAAGGTCTGATTGTGATAATGATACCCTGCTTGCAATGGTACATCCCCAGGGTCCGGTATGTCATAAAGGAACAGACAATTGCTGGGGCGAGCAAAACACACCTAATTTTGGATTTCTATCTCAACTGGAAGAAGTGATACAACAACGTAAGGACTTTCCGGAAATGGAAGACTCTTATGTGGCTTCCTTGTTTAAGGGTGGGGTTAACAAAATCGCTCAAAAAGTGGGGGAAGAAGCGGTGGAACTGGTTATCGAGGCTAAAGACGATAACGACCTTGCCTTCCTCAATGAGGCAGCAGACCTACTGTTTCATACACTTATCCTTCTGCAGACCAAAGGCCTTTTTTTACGTGATGTGGATAAGACCTTGCAGGCCAGGCATAAAGTTGAATAA
- a CDS encoding WD40/YVTN/BNR-like repeat-containing protein: MKKLIILFLTGMLMPFVLPAQEINLKGKELFGDMRARHIGPALMSGRINDLEMHPTNTRILYAGTAGGGVWKSNDGGATFVPIFDDYAQSIGVVKLDPKDPDRTIWVGTGETWTRNSVSVGDGLYKSTDGGNNWTEIPGFENSERIASIAINPNNTNEVYVGVLGALWSDSEDRGVYKTTDGGKTWSKILYVNPSTGAADVIMDPKNPNTLYASMWEFRRTAWGFNSGGANSALYKSTDAGKSWNKIHNGFPAGKLGRIAVQVAPSDSSIVYAVLETEDKSKNGLWKSTNGGQSWEHLNADFGLTVRPFYFSRITIDPRDPDVVVKGGLTGSISRDGGKTFKNLGNMHSDIHDITFHIKDSDIMYSGTDGGVYRSWNGGTTFEIVENLPLSQFYHISVDDAEPYNVYGGLQDNGSWYGPSSSPGGVNARDWNSVGYGDGFRVLKHPTKNIIYSEMQGAENVWRYDADRNRTKTIQPLPRKGDPELRFNWNAPMAVSHHVPDRFYMGSQFLHKSDDMGDSWTIISPDLTTNDPAKQDQSKSGGLSVDNSGAENHTTIFTIAESPLDENVIWVGTDDGNIQLTTDGGKNWTNVTANLTGIPANTWVYHIEASVHGKGTAYAVFDGHTHGDMKPYAMKTTDYGKTWVNIISDDIQKNAFVRNIQEDYVNEDLLFLGTEFGLYVTIDGGKNWSHFTNNMPPVAVHFIDLQKKTNDIVMGTHGRGVIIIDDISPLRELNQQVLAKDVHFFKTKPFTMVEDSGFSGNFGAETQFVGGNKSTAARIVYYLKKRHTFGKMSMEVQDMQGNKIVSLPAGKSKGINVVNWNYNTYTPVMAEAKTLSFGGFTAPRVPAGKYKIVLTKGKDTYEHIIDLEYDKKSLTSLAERKEQEKMTGILYDMVEDLAYTIYELNETQDKAREVMENNPKGKKTAQKLFDALEALKKDLVITTGDNYVASAEPELREKMGDLYANVASSYDRVSGAQKQNYELISEEWIAAKSRYQEIMAKEGKKFESFLEKNSIDPPKLKTKEEFLKKD; encoded by the coding sequence ATGAAAAAACTAATCATCTTATTTCTTACTGGGATGTTGATGCCATTTGTGCTTCCCGCCCAGGAGATCAACCTTAAAGGAAAAGAACTGTTCGGCGACATGCGCGCACGTCATATAGGACCTGCCTTAATGAGTGGTCGTATCAACGACCTGGAAATGCACCCTACTAATACCAGGATTCTTTACGCAGGAACTGCGGGTGGCGGTGTATGGAAATCTAATGACGGAGGAGCAACTTTTGTTCCCATCTTCGATGACTATGCACAGTCTATTGGAGTTGTAAAATTAGATCCAAAGGACCCGGACCGAACTATTTGGGTTGGTACCGGTGAAACCTGGACCCGAAACTCGGTTTCTGTAGGTGATGGCCTATACAAATCTACAGATGGAGGAAATAACTGGACAGAGATCCCAGGATTTGAGAATAGTGAACGAATAGCTTCTATCGCCATCAACCCAAATAATACCAATGAGGTTTATGTGGGAGTGCTTGGGGCTTTGTGGAGCGATAGTGAAGACAGAGGTGTTTATAAAACTACCGATGGCGGAAAGACCTGGTCTAAAATACTTTATGTAAATCCTTCAACCGGTGCTGCCGATGTGATCATGGATCCAAAAAATCCGAACACACTCTATGCTTCGATGTGGGAATTTAGAAGAACTGCCTGGGGTTTCAACTCCGGTGGAGCAAATAGCGCCTTGTATAAATCTACCGACGCTGGGAAAAGCTGGAATAAGATCCACAATGGATTTCCGGCCGGAAAACTGGGTCGAATCGCGGTTCAGGTAGCACCTAGCGATAGTTCGATAGTTTATGCGGTTCTGGAAACCGAGGATAAATCTAAGAACGGCTTGTGGAAATCTACCAATGGGGGACAAAGTTGGGAACACCTCAATGCCGATTTTGGTTTAACGGTACGCCCTTTTTATTTCTCACGAATTACGATAGATCCTAGAGATCCGGACGTAGTAGTTAAAGGTGGTCTCACCGGTTCTATTAGCCGTGACGGAGGAAAGACCTTTAAGAATTTAGGTAACATGCATAGCGATATCCACGATATTACCTTCCATATTAAAGATAGTGATATCATGTACTCCGGAACTGATGGTGGTGTATACCGAAGCTGGAACGGAGGAACAACTTTCGAGATCGTTGAAAATCTGCCTTTATCGCAGTTCTATCATATTAGTGTGGACGATGCGGAGCCATACAATGTTTACGGCGGACTCCAGGACAACGGTAGTTGGTATGGCCCTTCCTCCTCGCCCGGTGGTGTGAATGCTCGCGATTGGAACAGTGTGGGTTATGGAGATGGATTTAGAGTGCTGAAGCATCCAACCAAGAACATTATCTACTCCGAAATGCAAGGGGCGGAAAATGTATGGCGCTATGACGCAGACAGGAACAGGACCAAAACCATACAACCACTGCCGCGAAAAGGTGATCCGGAGCTGCGATTTAACTGGAATGCACCTATGGCTGTAAGCCACCATGTCCCGGACAGATTCTACATGGGAAGTCAGTTCCTGCATAAGTCGGACGACATGGGCGACAGCTGGACCATAATTTCGCCCGATCTTACCACCAACGACCCTGCGAAACAAGACCAGTCTAAATCGGGAGGGCTTTCGGTAGATAACAGTGGAGCCGAGAATCATACCACGATTTTCACCATTGCAGAATCTCCTTTAGATGAAAACGTGATCTGGGTAGGAACCGATGATGGAAACATTCAGCTAACCACAGATGGAGGTAAAAACTGGACGAATGTAACGGCTAACCTTACGGGTATCCCAGCCAATACCTGGGTGTATCACATTGAAGCCAGTGTGCATGGCAAGGGTACCGCCTACGCTGTATTTGATGGCCATACTCACGGCGATATGAAGCCATACGCCATGAAAACAACCGATTATGGAAAGACTTGGGTAAATATAATTTCCGATGATATTCAGAAGAACGCCTTTGTAAGAAACATCCAGGAGGACTATGTGAACGAGGATCTTCTTTTCCTCGGTACTGAATTCGGATTATACGTTACCATTGATGGAGGGAAGAACTGGTCGCATTTTACAAACAATATGCCACCGGTTGCCGTTCACTTTATCGATCTTCAGAAGAAAACCAACGACATAGTAATGGGAACCCATGGAAGAGGCGTGATCATTATAGACGATATAAGTCCGCTGCGCGAACTAAACCAGCAAGTTCTGGCAAAAGATGTCCATTTCTTCAAGACGAAGCCTTTCACCATGGTGGAGGATAGTGGTTTCTCCGGTAACTTTGGAGCAGAAACACAATTTGTGGGAGGTAATAAAAGTACCGCTGCACGTATTGTTTACTACCTGAAAAAGCGACATACCTTCGGGAAGATGTCCATGGAAGTACAGGATATGCAAGGCAATAAGATAGTATCTCTGCCTGCTGGTAAATCTAAGGGTATCAATGTTGTTAACTGGAATTACAATACGTATACTCCGGTAATGGCGGAAGCGAAGACCTTATCGTTTGGTGGCTTCACGGCTCCTCGCGTTCCGGCCGGTAAATACAAGATCGTACTTACTAAAGGAAAGGATACCTACGAGCATATTATCGACCTGGAATATGATAAGAAATCTCTTACCAGCCTGGCCGAAAGAAAGGAGCAGGAAAAGATGACCGGTATACTATACGATATGGTTGAAGACCTGGCCTATACAATTTACGAGCTCAATGAAACCCAGGACAAGGCCAGGGAGGTCATGGAAAACAATCCGAAAGGCAAAAAAACAGCCCAAAAGCTATTCGACGCCTTGGAGGCACTTAAAAAAGATCTGGTAATTACAACAGGTGATAATTATGTGGCTTCCGCCGAACCGGAACTACGGGAAAAAATGGGTGATCTCTATGCTAATGTAGCTTCAAGTTACGATCGGGTTTCGGGTGCGCAAAAGCAAAATTACGAATTGATCTCTGAAGAATGGATAGCCGCCAAATCGCGCTACCAGGAGATCATGGCGAAAGAAGGAAAGAAATTCGAGAGTTTCCTCGAAAAGAACAGTATCGATCCTCCTAAGCTGAAGACAAAAGAAGAATTCCTTAAAAAGGATTAG
- a CDS encoding glyoxalase translates to MEPRDASLLRLRPDIPSATINPSMTSEEIFQNRTLRPVAKLQNELLLEAFRNYIRKHKNVFYDLSIEKRLDYIENAIHKDMKFRNSLKGIVIGQFTIDEFKEYTLNSSALNKRMMNIVRERLKSNVQLLEYEYAH, encoded by the coding sequence ATGGAACCACGTGATGCGTCGTTACTCCGATTAAGGCCGGACATTCCTTCAGCGACAATTAACCCTTCAATGACTTCCGAAGAGATCTTTCAGAACCGCACCCTTCGGCCTGTAGCCAAATTACAGAACGAATTGTTGTTGGAAGCCTTCAGAAACTATATTCGGAAACACAAGAACGTATTTTACGACTTGTCCATAGAGAAACGCCTGGATTATATTGAGAACGCTATCCATAAGGATATGAAATTCAGGAATTCCCTAAAAGGTATAGTAATAGGGCAATTCACTATCGATGAGTTTAAGGAATACACTTTAAATTCTTCTGCACTTAACAAGCGTATGATGAATATCGTTAGAGAACGGCTAAAGAGCAATGTGCAACTACTAGAGTACGAGTACGCGCATTAG
- a CDS encoding acyl-CoA thioesterase → MRFHTRKWIKPEDLNPNGTLFGGRLLEWIDEEAALYAIIQLENPRTVTKYMSEINFVSSAKKGDIVEIGIEVKKFGRSSLTLCCEVRNKMTRHTIITIDTIIMVSLDENGKPYPHGKTQIEYVSDRLKDN, encoded by the coding sequence ATGAGATTTCATACCCGAAAATGGATAAAACCGGAAGATCTAAATCCTAACGGAACCTTGTTTGGCGGAAGACTACTGGAGTGGATCGATGAAGAAGCCGCTCTCTATGCTATTATTCAGTTGGAAAACCCCCGTACTGTGACCAAATATATGAGTGAGATCAATTTTGTAAGCTCGGCCAAAAAAGGGGATATAGTTGAAATTGGGATCGAAGTAAAGAAATTCGGGAGAAGTTCGTTAACCCTTTGTTGCGAGGTGAGAAATAAAATGACGCGTCACACAATTATTACCATCGATACGATAATCATGGTGAGTTTGGATGAGAACGGGAAACCATATCCCCATGGGAAGACCCAAATAGAGTACGTTTCGGATAGATTAAAGGACAATTAA
- a CDS encoding NAD-dependent succinate-semialdehyde dehydrogenase yields the protein MSEIRSINPYNAELIHSYKEHTSQEIESIIKQANHRFKQWRETSFSHRTECMMAAAAELKAGKEGYAKTISAEMGKPISQAIAEIEKCAWVCEYYASHAEEQLAEETVSTDAHSSYVRYEPMGIVLAVMPWNYPFWQVFRFAAPALMAGNIGLLKHASNVFGSALNIEKVFRKAGFPEHCFTTLKVSSDKVKAIIENPRVRAVTLTGSGPAGAAVAEVAGANIKKTVLELGGNNALIVMNDCELEATLDTCVNARYQNTGQSCIAGKRLLVQEDIARDFIPKLVERVKNLKSGDPMDKDTYIGTLAREDLAEELENQVQNSLAMGAKLETGGKRDGAFYQPTVVSHVTPEMPMFKEETFGPALSITIFKTAQEAIELSNNSRYGLGVSVFSKNIKDVKKLIPQFDEGAVFINELVKSDPRLPFGGVKESGYGRELSKHGIREFTNRKTVYINK from the coding sequence ATGAGTGAAATAAGATCCATCAACCCGTACAATGCGGAGCTAATCCACAGCTACAAAGAACATACCAGCCAGGAGATAGAATCTATAATAAAACAAGCCAACCACCGCTTTAAACAATGGCGGGAAACCAGTTTTAGTCATAGAACAGAATGTATGATGGCCGCTGCCGCCGAATTAAAAGCCGGGAAGGAAGGCTATGCCAAGACGATCTCTGCCGAAATGGGCAAACCTATTTCTCAGGCCATTGCCGAAATAGAGAAATGTGCATGGGTGTGTGAGTATTACGCTTCTCATGCAGAGGAGCAACTCGCTGAGGAGACAGTGTCTACAGATGCCCATTCGAGTTATGTGCGGTACGAACCTATGGGCATCGTACTTGCAGTTATGCCCTGGAACTATCCTTTCTGGCAAGTATTTAGATTTGCCGCTCCCGCATTAATGGCAGGGAATATCGGCCTGTTGAAACATGCTTCCAATGTATTTGGGAGCGCACTAAATATCGAGAAAGTCTTCCGCAAAGCAGGTTTTCCCGAACATTGCTTTACCACCTTAAAGGTAAGCAGTGACAAGGTAAAGGCTATTATCGAGAACCCCAGGGTAAGGGCTGTTACTCTCACGGGAAGTGGGCCGGCCGGTGCGGCTGTCGCCGAAGTTGCCGGGGCAAATATCAAGAAAACTGTATTGGAACTAGGAGGAAATAACGCCCTGATAGTGATGAACGATTGCGAACTGGAAGCGACACTCGACACCTGTGTGAATGCGAGATACCAAAATACGGGACAGAGTTGTATAGCCGGAAAACGTCTGCTGGTTCAGGAGGATATTGCAAGGGATTTTATTCCTAAACTTGTAGAAAGAGTAAAGAATTTGAAATCGGGAGACCCTATGGATAAAGATACTTATATAGGAACTCTGGCGAGGGAAGATCTTGCCGAAGAACTTGAAAATCAAGTACAAAATAGCCTGGCCATGGGGGCGAAATTAGAAACAGGAGGGAAGCGTGACGGGGCTTTTTACCAACCCACTGTTGTTAGCCATGTGACACCCGAAATGCCGATGTTCAAGGAAGAAACCTTCGGGCCGGCACTTAGTATAACCATTTTTAAAACTGCGCAGGAGGCTATTGAACTATCCAACAATTCTAGGTATGGCCTTGGGGTGTCTGTTTTCAGTAAAAATATTAAAGATGTAAAAAAATTGATCCCTCAATTTGATGAAGGCGCGGTGTTTATCAACGAATTGGTAAAGAGCGATCCGCGACTGCCCTTCGGCGGCGTGAAAGAAAGTGGCTACGGACGCGAACTTAGCAAGCATGGTATCCGTGAGTTTACCAACCGTAAAACGGTTTATATCAATAAATAA
- a CDS encoding DUF3307 domain-containing protein, producing MNPDLIFALQLLLAHLITDFLFQSRSWIKQKREKKAASVFLYVHAVLAGLLTYVIVQDWSLWLVPVIISVTHFGIDLWKLHQESDNLRYFLIDQALHLLVLFILWISVTQNWGEVLPFITSLLASEVFLVYLTGYLIVIFPIGFIIGKATRRWQKEIKKEDGIKSLAKAGRYIGIFERILVLTFILTNNFSAIGFLIAAKSILRFSDKSKSGARKQTEYVLIGTLMSFALTIIIGFLMRVLVL from the coding sequence ATGAATCCCGATCTCATCTTTGCACTGCAACTTTTACTTGCGCATTTAATTACAGATTTCCTGTTTCAATCCAGATCCTGGATCAAACAGAAGCGTGAAAAGAAGGCGGCTTCGGTATTTCTGTATGTTCATGCCGTCTTGGCCGGTTTGCTAACCTATGTCATTGTACAGGATTGGAGTTTGTGGCTGGTTCCCGTGATCATTTCGGTAACACACTTTGGGATCGATCTTTGGAAATTGCATCAAGAGTCGGATAATCTCCGGTATTTTCTAATAGATCAGGCCTTACACTTGCTGGTTCTTTTTATTCTCTGGATATCTGTAACCCAAAATTGGGGCGAAGTATTGCCATTTATTACTTCTTTATTGGCTTCCGAAGTATTCCTTGTATACCTAACAGGCTATCTCATTGTGATCTTCCCTATCGGTTTTATTATCGGGAAAGCCACCCGGCGCTGGCAAAAGGAGATTAAAAAGGAGGACGGGATCAAGAGTCTGGCCAAGGCCGGACGCTATATTGGGATTTTCGAACGTATACTCGTGCTCACGTTTATACTCACTAATAATTTTTCGGCTATTGGATTCCTTATCGCAGCCAAATCCATTCTCAGGTTCAGTGATAAAAGTAAAAGCGGAGCGCGGAAACAAACCGAATATGTGCTTATAGGAACACTAATGAGTTTCGCATTAACTATAATTATCGGCTTTCTAATGCGCGTACTCGTACTCTAG
- the corA gene encoding magnesium/cobalt transporter CorA, producing MAKPIKKKRKFRLDKLPKRKTVNQIPGAVTYRGSKEKLITKAEIIDYSKSHLEHLHTENVSDAFNFKDTDRVTWINVDGLSNSREIEILGEHFELHPLIQEDIVTTYQRPKLDEYSDYLFLVFKMLHYNDNAEMIYEHVSMVVGKDYVLTFQEADGDVFDGVRERLMNDKGRIRQAGADYLMFALLDAVIDNYFTVIETLSDKIEVLEDLLFESKATDDITQDIQELKKEVLKIRRAIVPLREVINRLEKIDTPLIEDRTRNYIRDLYDHIIQVSESIDLYREMVWGLMDMYMTTISNKMNEIMKVLTIMASIFIPLTFMAGIYGMNFEYMPELKLKYGYFILWGLMFVVLALMIWYFRRKKWL from the coding sequence ATGGCAAAACCAATTAAGAAAAAAAGAAAGTTCCGGCTCGACAAACTGCCTAAACGGAAAACAGTAAATCAAATTCCGGGAGCTGTCACCTATAGAGGGAGCAAAGAAAAATTAATTACTAAAGCCGAGATCATCGATTATTCGAAATCTCATTTAGAACACCTTCACACCGAAAATGTTTCCGATGCCTTCAATTTTAAAGATACAGACCGTGTAACATGGATCAATGTAGATGGGCTAAGCAATAGCCGTGAGATCGAAATTTTGGGAGAACATTTTGAGCTACACCCGCTTATTCAGGAAGACATTGTAACCACCTATCAACGTCCCAAACTAGACGAATATAGTGACTACTTGTTTTTGGTTTTTAAGATGCTTCACTACAACGACAATGCAGAGATGATCTACGAACATGTAAGCATGGTAGTGGGGAAAGACTATGTCCTTACGTTTCAGGAAGCAGACGGAGATGTATTCGACGGAGTGAGGGAGCGACTTATGAACGACAAGGGAAGAATAAGGCAGGCTGGAGCAGATTACCTCATGTTTGCCCTCCTGGATGCTGTAATAGACAACTATTTTACGGTGATCGAAACTTTAAGCGATAAGATCGAGGTGCTGGAGGATCTGCTTTTTGAGAGTAAGGCAACAGATGATATCACCCAGGATATTCAGGAACTAAAGAAGGAAGTTTTAAAGATACGCAGGGCCATCGTTCCCTTGCGTGAAGTGATCAACCGTCTTGAGAAAATAGACACACCGCTAATCGAAGACCGCACCCGTAATTACATACGAGACCTTTACGATCATATCATACAAGTGAGTGAGAGTATCGATCTTTACCGGGAAATGGTATGGGGTCTTATGGATATGTATATGACCACAATTAGCAATAAAATGAACGAGATCATGAAGGTGTTAACCATCATGGCTTCCATATTTATTCCGTTAACCTTTATGGCAGGTATTTATGGGATGAATTTCGAGTATATGCCCGAACTTAAATTAAAATATGGGTATTTTATATTATGGGGCCTCATGTTCGTTGTTCTGGCGCTTATGATATGGTATTTCAGAAGAAAGAAATGGTTATAA
- a CDS encoding LolA-like protein, with the protein MKTLKTLFIILLVAAIVPATAQTADEIIENYFENTGGKEAWDDIESMQTTGDAMMGGQSYPFVQTTLSDGRMVVKVDLQGTSFIPQAFDGEQVWTTNFQSMQAEAMDKETSVNYKNNEANEFPDPFLNYKENGYKLELVGEATMEGTECYKLVLTKKPVMVDGQEKPNVTTYYFDKENFVPIVSESTMNGGPMAGMTTQTVFSDYLEAGDFYLPFSITQKFNGQVGQTIKVTDVKFNVEVDDAMFKMPATADTEDKK; encoded by the coding sequence ATGAAAACCCTAAAGACACTATTCATCATCCTTCTTGTTGCAGCAATTGTACCCGCAACCGCACAAACTGCGGATGAAATTATTGAAAATTATTTCGAAAACACCGGCGGTAAGGAAGCCTGGGATGATATCGAATCTATGCAAACTACTGGTGATGCCATGATGGGAGGACAATCGTATCCCTTTGTTCAAACGACCTTAAGCGATGGCCGAATGGTGGTAAAAGTAGACCTTCAGGGTACCAGTTTTATTCCACAGGCTTTTGATGGAGAGCAGGTATGGACGACAAATTTCCAGAGCATGCAGGCCGAAGCAATGGATAAGGAAACTTCGGTAAACTACAAGAATAACGAAGCCAATGAATTCCCTGATCCGTTTTTAAACTACAAGGAGAATGGATATAAATTAGAGCTTGTTGGCGAAGCTACGATGGAAGGAACAGAATGTTATAAACTGGTACTTACTAAAAAACCGGTTATGGTAGATGGGCAAGAAAAACCTAATGTAACCACCTATTATTTCGACAAGGAAAATTTTGTACCTATCGTGTCAGAGTCTACTATGAATGGCGGACCTATGGCAGGAATGACCACTCAGACCGTATTTAGTGACTATCTTGAAGCAGGTGATTTTTACTTGCCATTTTCGATCACACAAAAATTTAACGGACAAGTAGGACAAACCATCAAAGTCACCGATGTTAAATTTAATGTGGAGGTGGATGATGCAATGTTCAAAATGCCTGCGACAGCAGATACTGAAGACAAAAAATAA
- a CDS encoding DUF2461 domain-containing protein, translated as MSVTLSKDIFNFLEQLKKNNHRDWMQENKKQYQANEKLLKQFYTDVEAGLNETDEIAKVKVFRINRDIRFSKDKTPYNVHRSVSFSRAGAHRRGGYYLRLEPGKSLMAGGFFSPEPADLLRIRKEFEMDASRIRKIMNEKKFKEAFGDFVREFAVKTAPKGFSKDDPNLDLIRLKSFFFTHEFTDKEVLSPDFRDKLLYHFQLLRPYFDYMSEVLTTDLNGVSLLE; from the coding sequence ATGAGTGTTACCCTATCAAAAGACATATTTAATTTCCTGGAACAACTAAAAAAGAACAATCATCGCGATTGGATGCAGGAAAACAAGAAGCAGTACCAGGCTAACGAGAAGTTGTTAAAACAATTCTATACCGATGTGGAAGCCGGTCTTAATGAAACCGATGAGATCGCAAAGGTTAAAGTGTTCAGGATCAACAGAGACATTAGGTTTAGTAAGGATAAAACACCGTATAATGTGCATAGAAGTGTTAGTTTCAGTAGGGCGGGAGCCCACCGGCGAGGTGGCTATTACCTTCGGCTGGAACCTGGAAAGTCGTTAATGGCAGGGGGGTTTTTCTCCCCCGAACCCGCCGATCTGCTTCGGATAAGAAAAGAATTCGAAATGGACGCTTCCCGCATCCGTAAGATCATGAACGAGAAGAAGTTTAAGGAGGCTTTTGGAGATTTTGTGCGGGAATTTGCCGTGAAAACAGCTCCGAAGGGATTTAGTAAGGACGATCCAAACCTCGATCTAATACGTTTAAAGAGCTTTTTCTTTACCCACGAATTTACAGATAAGGAAGTGTTATCGCCCGATTTCAGAGATAAACTGCTATATCACTTCCAATTACTACGGCCGTATTTCGATTATATGAGTGAAGTTCTCACCACCGACCTAAACGGGGTATCTCTTCTGGAATAG